The following proteins come from a genomic window of Falco cherrug isolate bFalChe1 chromosome Z, bFalChe1.pri, whole genome shotgun sequence:
- the MRPL50 gene encoding 39S ribosomal protein L50, mitochondrial has protein sequence MPGVAVLRVAGRRLGLGAPARRAFWGGVRKQEQEVEADKIIHQEKSEPSLICPPPRSRNYIPPGDIESCLESYVKEIFGPSLPDNWQQTPLKENRLKYHLLAQLAAELGHAVPNSQLHLMRSAEDVLNFYSTPVKDVSKFDELCAAELPPNLKIIWQQ, from the exons ATGCCGGGCGTAGCCGTGCTGCGGGTGGCGGGCCGGCGGCTGGGCCTCGGCGCCCCGGCGCGCAGGGCGTTTTGGGGCGGCGTGAG GAAGCAGGAACAAGAAGTGGAAGCAGACAAAATAATTCATCAAGAGAAAAGTGAACCCAGCCTGATCTGTCCCCCACCACGCAGCAGAAATTATATTCCTCCAGGGGATATAGAGAGTTGCCTGGAGTCTTATGTCAAGGAGATTTTTGGACCCTCACTTCCTGATAATTGGCAGCAGACACCTCTCAAAGAAAACAGGTTAAAGTATCACCTTCTGGCTCAGCTGGCAGCAGAACTCGGTCATGCTGTCCCGAATTCACAGCTCCACCTCATGCGCAGTGCTGAAGATGTCTTGAATTTTTATAGCACTCCTGTGAAGGATGTGTCCAAGTTTGATGAACTGTgcgctgcagagctgcccccaaACCTGAAGATTATCTGGCAGCAGTGA